From Bacillus sp. Bos-x628, the proteins below share one genomic window:
- the glmS gene encoding glutamine--fructose-6-phosphate transaminase (isomerizing) — translation MCGIVGYIGQNDAKEILLKGLEKLEYRGYDSAGIAVANEDGVHVFKEKGRIAKLREVVDANVASTAGIGHTRWATHGVPSHLNAHPHQSASGRFTLVHNGVIENYVQLTREYLQDVTLKSDTDTEVVVQVIEQFVNRGLDTEEAFRQTLLQLKGSYAIALFDNENKETIYVAKNKSPLLVGFGEGFNVVASDAMAMLQVTNEYAELMDKEMVIVTKDEVIIKNLDGDIMIRPSYIAELDASDIEKGTYPHYMLKETDEQPLVMRKIIQEYQDENGKLSVAGDIAGAVAEADRIYIVACGTSYHAGLVGKQYIEDWAKVPVEVHVASEFSYNMPLLSKKPLFIFLSQSGETADSRAVLVQVKDLGHKALTITNVPGSTLSREADFTLLLHAGPEIAVASTKAYTAQIAVLAILASVAAELNGQSLDFDLVKELGIVANAMEALVDQKDEMEQIARDFFTVSRNAFFIGRGLDYYVCLEGALKLKEISYIQAEGFAGGELKHGTIALIEEGTPVIALATQEHVNLSIRGNVKEVVARGANPCVISLKGLEDEGDRFVLPAVHPALAPLASVVPLQLIAYYAALHRGCDVDKPRNLAKSVTVE, via the coding sequence ATGTGTGGAATCGTAGGTTATATTGGTCAGAATGATGCGAAGGAAATCTTATTAAAAGGTTTAGAGAAGCTTGAATACCGCGGGTATGACTCAGCAGGTATTGCTGTGGCAAACGAAGATGGCGTGCATGTTTTTAAAGAAAAAGGACGTATCGCTAAGCTTCGTGAAGTCGTTGATGCAAACGTGGCATCAACAGCAGGAATTGGACATACACGCTGGGCTACACACGGTGTACCAAGCCATCTTAATGCGCATCCGCATCAGAGTGCTTCTGGCCGTTTTACGCTTGTTCATAACGGTGTCATCGAGAACTATGTTCAGTTGACACGTGAATATTTACAAGACGTCACACTAAAAAGCGACACAGATACAGAGGTTGTTGTTCAAGTCATCGAACAATTTGTGAATAGAGGTCTTGATACAGAGGAAGCTTTCCGTCAAACGCTTCTTCAACTAAAAGGCTCTTACGCAATTGCTCTATTCGATAACGAAAACAAAGAAACAATCTATGTGGCGAAAAACAAAAGCCCGCTTTTAGTTGGTTTTGGTGAAGGCTTCAACGTTGTGGCTTCTGACGCAATGGCGATGCTTCAAGTAACGAACGAATATGCGGAATTAATGGATAAAGAAATGGTCATTGTCACAAAAGACGAGGTCATCATTAAAAACCTTGACGGTGACATCATGATACGTCCTTCTTATATTGCTGAGCTTGATGCAAGCGATATCGAGAAAGGCACATATCCTCACTACATGTTAAAAGAAACGGATGAACAGCCGCTTGTCATGCGAAAAATCATCCAAGAATATCAAGATGAAAATGGTAAGCTGTCTGTCGCTGGCGATATCGCAGGCGCAGTAGCAGAAGCAGACCGAATTTATATTGTGGCTTGCGGAACGAGCTACCATGCAGGACTTGTCGGTAAACAATATATTGAAGATTGGGCGAAAGTTCCTGTAGAAGTTCATGTGGCAAGTGAATTTTCTTACAACATGCCGCTTTTATCGAAAAAGCCGCTATTCATCTTCCTTTCTCAATCTGGGGAGACTGCGGACAGCCGTGCTGTACTTGTTCAAGTGAAAGACCTTGGCCATAAAGCATTAACGATTACAAATGTGCCAGGTTCAACGCTATCACGTGAAGCTGACTTCACATTACTTCTGCATGCTGGACCAGAAATTGCAGTTGCATCAACAAAAGCATACACAGCACAAATCGCTGTTCTTGCGATCCTAGCATCTGTCGCTGCAGAATTAAATGGTCAATCTCTTGACTTTGACCTTGTGAAAGAGCTAGGCATTGTGGCAAACGCAATGGAGGCACTTGTTGATCAAAAGGATGAAATGGAGCAAATTGCTCGTGACTTCTTCACTGTGTCACGTAACGCTTTCTTTATCGGAAGAGGACTTGACTACTATGTCTGTCTAGAAGGCGCTCTAAAGCTAAAAGAGATCTCTTACATCCAAGCAGAAGGCTTTGCTGGAGGGGAACTCAAACACGGAACCATTGCTCTAATTGAAGAAGGCACACCAGTTATCGCTCTTGCAACACAAGAGCATGTGAACCTTAGCATTCGCGGTAACGTCAAAGAAGTCGTTGCACGTGGTGCTAATCCATGTGTCATTTCACTGAAAGGTCTAGAAGACGAAGGCGACCGTTTCGTTCTTCCAGCTGTACACCCAGCACTTGCACCACTTGCATCTGTTGTCCCATTACAGCTAATTGCTTACTACGCTGCACTTCACCGCGGGTGTGATGTGGATAAACCACGTAACCTTGCGAAGAGTGTGACGGTGGAATAG
- the glmM gene encoding phosphoglucosamine mutase, producing MGKYFGTDGVRGVANSELTPELAFKIGRYGGYVLTKDKERPKVLVGRDTRVSGHMLEGALVAGLLSIGAEVMRLGVISTPGVSYLTKAMDAEAGVMISASHNPVQDNGIKFFGGDGFKLSDEQENEIEQLMDQPVDNLPRPVGSDLGTVNDYFEGGQKYLQFLKQTADEDFTGIHVALDCAHGATSSLATHLFADLDADVSTMGTSPNGLNINDGVGSTHPEALSAFVKEKGADIGLAFDGDGDRLIAVDEKGEIVDGDQIMYICARYLKSEGRLKDDTVVSTVMSNLGFYKALEKQGIKSIQTAVGDRYVVEAMKKDGYNVGGEQSGHLIFLDYNTTGDGMLSAIMLVNTLKATGKTLSELAAEMQKFPQLLVNVKVSDKYKVEENEKVKAVIQEVEKEMNGDGRILVRPSGTEPLVRVMAEAKTKELCEEYVTRITAVVKEEMGIE from the coding sequence ATGGGCAAGTACTTTGGAACTGATGGTGTAAGGGGTGTGGCTAATAGCGAATTAACGCCAGAGCTCGCTTTTAAGATTGGGAGATATGGCGGCTATGTCCTCACGAAGGATAAAGAACGTCCAAAGGTACTCGTTGGACGAGATACGCGTGTATCCGGTCATATGCTAGAAGGAGCACTGGTTGCAGGCTTGCTTTCTATTGGAGCTGAAGTCATGCGTTTAGGTGTGATCTCAACACCTGGTGTTTCCTATTTAACAAAAGCAATGGATGCTGAAGCGGGCGTCATGATATCTGCTTCTCACAATCCAGTTCAAGACAATGGGATTAAATTTTTCGGCGGCGATGGCTTTAAGCTGTCTGATGAGCAGGAGAATGAAATTGAGCAGTTGATGGATCAGCCAGTTGACAATTTACCACGTCCGGTTGGATCCGATCTTGGGACAGTGAATGACTATTTTGAGGGCGGTCAGAAATATTTGCAATTCTTGAAACAGACAGCTGATGAGGATTTCACAGGTATTCACGTGGCGCTTGATTGTGCCCACGGCGCAACATCTTCTCTTGCGACTCACTTATTTGCAGATCTGGATGCAGATGTGTCGACAATGGGAACATCACCAAACGGGTTGAATATCAATGATGGGGTAGGCTCAACTCATCCAGAGGCACTTTCTGCTTTTGTGAAGGAGAAGGGAGCAGACATTGGTCTTGCTTTTGATGGTGACGGCGACCGATTAATTGCAGTAGATGAAAAAGGCGAAATCGTAGACGGAGACCAAATTATGTACATATGTGCACGTTATTTGAAGAGTGAAGGTCGACTAAAGGATGACACGGTTGTATCAACGGTTATGAGTAACCTAGGTTTCTACAAAGCGCTAGAAAAGCAAGGCATCAAGAGTATTCAAACTGCTGTCGGCGACCGTTATGTGGTAGAGGCTATGAAAAAGGATGGCTATAATGTCGGCGGCGAGCAATCAGGTCACTTGATTTTCCTTGATTACAATACGACGGGTGACGGGATGCTTTCTGCGATCATGCTCGTCAATACGTTAAAAGCGACAGGAAAAACATTGTCAGAACTTGCAGCGGAAATGCAAAAGTTTCCGCAACTTCTTGTGAATGTCAAAGTGTCTGATAAATATAAAGTGGAAGAAAATGAAAAAGTCAAAGCGGTCATCCAAGAGGTGGAAAAAGAGATGAACGGTGATGGCCGTATTCTTGTGCGCCCATCCGGTACAGAACCGCTTGTAAGAGTGATGGCAGAAGCCAAAACGAAAGAGTTGTGTGAGGAGTATGTTACTCGAATTACAGCTGTAGTGAAGGAAGAAATGGGTATTGAATAA
- a CDS encoding YbbR-like domain-containing protein: protein MDKILNNRWAVKFLALVFALLLYGAVNSAQAPSPKKIGESFFPTSTTDEATLTDIPVKAYYDDEKYVVTGVPQTVNVTIKGSTSAVKTARQTKNFEIYADMQHLTTGTHKVELKARGVSQGLTLTINPSVTTVTIQEKTSAEFPVETEFYNQNKIKDGYSPEQPIVNPKKVTVTGSKDVIDKISVIKAFVNLEDVDEQIQKEAKLTVYDSNGNELPVEVSPSVVDITVPITSPSKKVPFKIERTGNLPDGISISSIETSPSEVTVYGSQKVLDALDFIDGVTLDLSKIKDDTEIDAEIPLPDGVKKVSPETVKIKVKVATAEQKKMDNVPISVVGLSKNLTSQFVSPSSGRITLTAKGSKSAIDHLKASDVEAYINVADLNEGSHEVKVQVNGPQNVTWSLSRSKVKVKLISTDSEDQPVSKNNRRDQSPDDDDQEDKSKEQSTQDKGKIESSQRQRIKEDTKEDAASS from the coding sequence ATGGATAAGATTTTAAATAATCGCTGGGCTGTAAAGTTTCTTGCATTGGTCTTCGCTTTATTGCTGTATGGAGCAGTCAATTCAGCGCAAGCGCCCTCGCCGAAAAAAATCGGTGAATCCTTTTTTCCAACATCTACAACTGATGAAGCAACCTTAACAGACATTCCTGTTAAAGCATATTATGATGACGAAAAATATGTCGTCACAGGTGTGCCACAGACAGTCAATGTTACCATTAAAGGATCAACAAGTGCTGTGAAAACGGCTAGACAAACAAAAAACTTTGAAATTTACGCAGATATGCAACATTTAACGACAGGTACACATAAGGTGGAGCTGAAGGCAAGAGGTGTATCGCAGGGTCTCACCCTAACGATTAACCCATCTGTTACGACAGTAACGATACAAGAGAAAACATCAGCGGAATTTCCTGTTGAAACAGAATTTTACAATCAAAATAAAATAAAAGACGGCTATTCACCAGAACAGCCAATTGTGAATCCGAAAAAAGTAACAGTCACTGGGTCGAAGGATGTCATTGACAAAATTTCTGTTATTAAAGCATTTGTCAATTTAGAGGATGTCGATGAACAAATTCAAAAAGAAGCGAAGCTCACAGTATACGATAGCAATGGAAATGAGCTGCCGGTTGAAGTAAGTCCATCAGTTGTCGATATTACAGTCCCCATCACAAGTCCGAGTAAAAAGGTTCCGTTTAAGATTGAGCGGACAGGTAATTTACCGGATGGGATTAGTATCTCAAGCATCGAGACAAGTCCGAGTGAGGTCACGGTATACGGTTCTCAAAAGGTACTGGATGCACTTGATTTTATTGATGGAGTCACGCTAGACCTTAGCAAAATTAAAGATGATACGGAGATTGATGCGGAAATCCCGCTGCCAGATGGTGTGAAAAAGGTTTCGCCTGAAACAGTCAAAATCAAAGTGAAAGTTGCAACAGCTGAGCAGAAAAAAATGGATAATGTGCCGATATCCGTCGTGGGTCTTAGTAAGAATCTCACCTCTCAATTTGTGAGTCCATCTTCTGGACGGATTACATTGACAGCCAAAGGGTCAAAGAGCGCAATTGATCATCTAAAAGCTTCAGATGTTGAGGCCTATATCAATGTCGCAGATCTGAACGAAGGTTCACATGAGGTCAAAGTGCAAGTGAATGGTCCTCAAAATGTGACATGGTCATTATCAAGATCGAAGGTCAAGGTCAAACTCATCTCAACTGATTCGGAGGATCAACCTGTTTCTAAAAATAATCGAAGGGATCAATCGCCGGACGATGATGATCAGGAAGATAAGAGTAAAGAGCAGTCGACACAGGATAAAGGCAAGATAGAATCGAGTCAAAGGCAACGTATCAAAGAAGATACAAAAGAGGACGCAGCGTCCTCTTGA
- the cdaA gene encoding diadenylate cyclase CdaA — protein sequence MALGDIPFLQYLGNAVDILVVWYVIYKLMMVIRGTKAVQLLKGIVVIVLVRMGSAYLGLNTLQWLMDQAITWGFLAIIIIFQPELRRALEQLGRGRFFSRSGTPVEEQQKKTIEAITKAINYMAKRRIGALLTIERDTGMNDYIETGIPLNAKVSSELLINIFIPNTPLHDGAVIMKRDEIAAAACYLPLSESPFISKELGTRHRAAVGISEVTDSLTVIVSEETGSISVARNGDLHRELTEEALEEMLIAEFSKNSKDASSTKWYWRGKKNG from the coding sequence ATGGCTTTAGGGGATATTCCTTTTTTGCAGTACCTCGGTAATGCTGTTGATATTCTCGTTGTTTGGTATGTGATATATAAATTAATGATGGTCATCCGCGGAACAAAAGCTGTTCAGCTTTTAAAGGGAATTGTGGTCATTGTTCTCGTCAGAATGGGAAGTGCGTATCTCGGTCTAAACACACTTCAATGGCTGATGGATCAAGCGATTACATGGGGTTTCCTTGCGATCATTATTATTTTTCAGCCAGAGCTAAGGAGAGCACTTGAGCAGCTTGGGCGCGGCCGTTTCTTTTCAAGAAGCGGGACACCTGTAGAGGAACAGCAGAAAAAAACGATCGAGGCAATTACAAAAGCAATTAATTATATGGCAAAACGTAGAATAGGGGCGCTATTGACAATTGAGCGCGATACTGGGATGAATGATTACATAGAGACAGGAATTCCTTTGAATGCAAAGGTGAGTTCTGAGCTGCTTATTAATATTTTCATTCCGAATACACCACTTCATGACGGTGCTGTGATTATGAAGCGTGATGAGATTGCAGCTGCGGCTTGTTATTTGCCGCTGTCAGAGAGTCCTTTTATCTCAAAGGAACTGGGAACCCGTCATAGAGCGGCTGTAGGTATTAGTGAAGTGACTGACAGCTTAACAGTGATCGTCTCAGAGGAGACAGGCAGTATCAGTGTTGCGAGAAATGGAGATCTCCATCGAGAATTGACAGAAGAAGCGCTTGAAGAAATGCTGATTGCTGAGTTTAGTAAGAACAGCAAAGATGCTTCCTCGACCAAATGGTATTGGAGGGGCAAGAAAAATGGATAA
- the rsiW gene encoding anti-sigma-W factor RsiW — protein MSCQDKIVQLMHQYLDRDIIPEDEKELKTHLQSCEECRTHFQQIEKSVALVQSTSHIEAPSDFTAKVMGGLPKEKKRVSIQRWIKSHPLMVAAALFVILMGGSLFTSWNTDHNFSVSKQPNLVVENNTVTVPKGETVKGDVTVKNGKLIVEGKVDGNVTVVNGEQLTASAGQVTGHINEINEVFDWIWYKMKSTAQEVMRVIGPEEQK, from the coding sequence ATGAGCTGTCAGGATAAAATCGTCCAGCTTATGCATCAGTATTTAGACCGGGATATCATACCCGAAGATGAAAAAGAATTAAAGACCCATCTGCAATCGTGTGAGGAGTGCCGTACTCATTTTCAACAAATTGAGAAATCCGTTGCGCTTGTGCAGAGTACGTCTCATATAGAAGCACCGTCAGATTTCACTGCAAAGGTGATGGGTGGTCTTCCAAAGGAGAAAAAGCGCGTGTCGATTCAAAGATGGATCAAATCTCACCCACTGATGGTAGCCGCTGCTCTCTTTGTGATATTGATGGGAGGCAGTCTGTTTACAAGCTGGAATACTGATCATAATTTTAGTGTGTCTAAGCAGCCGAATCTCGTTGTTGAAAATAATACAGTGACAGTGCCTAAAGGGGAAACCGTCAAAGGTGATGTGACTGTCAAAAATGGCAAATTGATTGTAGAGGGCAAGGTTGATGGAAATGTAACGGTCGTCAATGGAGAACAGTTGACAGCTTCTGCCGGACAAGTCACTGGTCATATCAATGAAATTAATGAAGTGTTTGATTGGATCTGGTACAAAATGAAATCCACAGCACAAGAAGTGATGCGGGTGATTGGACCAGAGGAGCAAAAGTAA
- the sigW gene encoding RNA polymerase sigma factor SigW, with protein sequence MDTIIKKRIKQVKKGDQNAFTDIVDLYKDKIYQLCYRMLGNAHEAEDIAQEAFIRAYVNIESYDVNRKFSTWLYRIATNLTIDRIRKKKPDYYLDAEVAGTEGLNMYSQIAADGVLPEDEVLSLELSSTIQQKILRLPDKYRLVIVLKYIDELSLKEISEILNIPVGTVKTRIHRGREALRKQLRDL encoded by the coding sequence ATGGACACAATAATAAAAAAAAGAATTAAGCAAGTAAAAAAAGGCGACCAGAACGCATTTACAGACATTGTAGACCTGTATAAAGACAAAATTTATCAGCTATGCTATCGTATGCTTGGGAACGCACATGAAGCGGAGGATATTGCGCAGGAGGCGTTCATTCGTGCTTATGTGAATATTGAAAGTTATGATGTGAATCGTAAGTTTTCCACATGGCTGTATCGCATTGCAACCAACTTGACCATCGACCGTATTCGCAAAAAAAAGCCGGATTATTATTTAGATGCAGAGGTTGCAGGAACAGAAGGACTCAATATGTATTCTCAAATTGCTGCCGACGGCGTTCTGCCAGAGGATGAGGTGTTGTCTCTTGAATTATCGAGCACCATTCAGCAAAAAATTTTAAGATTACCTGATAAATATCGTTTAGTTATCGTACTAAAGTATATTGATGAACTCTCGTTAAAAGAAATTAGTGAGATTCTGAATATACCAGTTGGTACGGTGAAAACGAGAATACACAGGGGGAGAGAGGCTCTCCGGAAACAGTTGAGAGACCTTTGA
- the rocF gene encoding arginase, giving the protein MGKNRKKVTIVGVPMDLGQMRRGVDMGPSAIRCAGVKEKLESLSFDVEDLGDIPVEQRDDEKGLYTSEKLKNLTENASANKLLAEKVDGIVQSGSFPLILGGDHSIAIGTLAGVSKHYENLGVIWYDAHGDLNTEETSPSGNIHGMPLAVSLGLGHSDLTNIGGYSPKVKPENVILIGARSLDEGERVLIREKGIKVYTMHEIDRLGMTKVMEESIAYLKERTDGVHLSLDLDGLDPAECPGVGTPVAGGMSYRESHLAMELLEESGILTSAEFVEVNPVLDERNKTAEAAVALIGSLMGEKLL; this is encoded by the coding sequence ATGGGAAAAAATCGAAAGAAGGTCACAATTGTGGGTGTTCCAATGGACTTGGGTCAAATGAGAAGAGGCGTGGATATGGGGCCAAGTGCGATTCGGTGTGCAGGAGTAAAGGAAAAATTGGAATCGCTTTCATTTGATGTGGAAGATCTAGGAGATATTCCAGTCGAGCAAAGGGACGATGAAAAAGGGCTGTATACGAGTGAGAAATTAAAAAATTTAACGGAGAATGCGAGTGCGAATAAGCTGCTTGCTGAAAAGGTAGATGGAATTGTTCAGTCAGGTTCATTCCCGCTGATTTTAGGCGGTGATCATAGCATTGCAATTGGAACATTGGCAGGAGTTTCTAAGCATTATGAAAATCTAGGTGTTATTTGGTATGATGCGCACGGTGATTTAAATACGGAGGAAACGTCTCCTTCTGGGAATATCCATGGAATGCCGCTTGCAGTCAGTCTTGGTCTTGGGCATTCTGATTTAACGAATATTGGCGGTTATTCTCCAAAAGTAAAACCTGAAAATGTTATTTTAATTGGTGCTCGTTCCTTAGATGAAGGAGAGCGTGTGTTAATTAGAGAAAAAGGCATTAAGGTATATACGATGCATGAGATTGACCGGTTGGGGATGACGAAGGTAATGGAGGAATCTATTGCGTATTTAAAGGAGAGAACCGACGGTGTTCATTTGTCTCTTGATTTAGACGGATTAGATCCAGCAGAATGCCCTGGCGTAGGGACACCAGTTGCAGGTGGAATGAGTTATCGAGAGAGTCATCTTGCTATGGAGCTTTTAGAGGAATCGGGCATTTTGACTTCTGCTGAATTTGTTGAGGTTAATCCAGTATTAGATGAGCGAAATAAAACAGCAGAAGCGGCTGTTGCTTTAATTGGCTCTTTAATGGGTGAAAAGTTATTGTAG
- the murQ gene encoding N-acetylmuramic acid 6-phosphate etherase, protein MQPSQLRSLTTESRNPHTMRISQANPLEILQMINEEDMKVAQAVNRVLPHVKTASDFADESITNGGRLIYMGAGTSGRIGVMDAVECPPTYSVSPDVIVGIMAGGDSAFSQAAEDVEDSEEAGKQDLIRIQLSSKDTVVGIAASGRTPYIIGALTYAKSIGAKTVALSCNEQAKISELADCAIEVVVGPEAITGSTRMKAATAHKMILNMISTSVMIRQGKVYENLMVDVKVSNHKLKERAITMIQHVTNASYEQALKTLEAAELEVKTAIVMLQAKTDKKTAKNLLHQTNGHIDKAILRHQS, encoded by the coding sequence ATGCAGCCATCTCAACTGCGTTCTTTAACAACTGAATCAAGAAATCCTCACACGATGAGAATCTCACAAGCTAATCCGCTTGAAATACTCCAGATGATTAATGAAGAAGATATGAAGGTCGCTCAAGCGGTCAATCGCGTACTTCCACATGTGAAAACAGCAAGTGATTTTGCTGATGAATCCATCACAAATGGAGGAAGATTGATCTACATGGGCGCAGGGACAAGTGGGAGAATTGGTGTCATGGATGCCGTTGAATGCCCGCCCACCTACAGCGTCTCACCTGATGTGATTGTAGGCATCATGGCAGGCGGAGACTCAGCCTTTTCTCAAGCTGCCGAAGATGTAGAAGACAGTGAAGAAGCCGGCAAACAAGATTTGATACGCATCCAACTTTCTTCAAAAGATACTGTCGTCGGCATAGCGGCAAGCGGCAGAACACCTTACATTATTGGCGCTTTAACCTATGCAAAATCTATTGGGGCAAAAACAGTCGCCCTCAGCTGTAATGAACAAGCAAAAATTAGTGAGCTGGCAGACTGCGCCATTGAAGTCGTCGTTGGGCCTGAAGCCATCACCGGCTCAACACGAATGAAAGCTGCAACCGCTCATAAAATGATTTTAAATATGATTTCTACATCAGTCATGATCAGACAAGGCAAAGTATACGAAAACCTAATGGTCGATGTAAAAGTGAGCAATCATAAATTAAAAGAACGAGCCATCACCATGATTCAACATGTGACAAATGCTTCCTATGAACAAGCTCTAAAAACCCTTGAGGCTGCCGAATTAGAAGTCAAAACAGCCATCGTCATGCTCCAGGCAAAAACAGATAAGAAAACAGCAAAGAATTTACTTCATCAAACGAACGGCCACATCGACAAAGCCATACTGCGTCATCAATCTTAA
- a CDS encoding MurR/RpiR family transcriptional regulator — MSAGGLTLLHTMKSKLPQSEKTIADYILAYPDKVIKSTVHEISQAAGASSSAVVRLCKSLGLDGYHDLKMRIAGDLMNADKQGYRDIEQDEPLNSIIQKTAGNSIQSIRDTASILNLEALEKAVQLLLSAKQIHFIGVGASGIVAADAQQKFLRINYAATAFTDMHIASTVIANAGKNDIVFGISFSGETEEIIHALQLAKDHQVKTIALTHPGHTSVSSLCDVHLTTSGSNEAPFRSAATSSRMAQLYLIDVLFLSLASRQYEQTAQYIDKTRHAIRSMKRKSKGDST; from the coding sequence ATGTCAGCAGGTGGACTCACCCTACTACACACAATGAAATCAAAGCTCCCCCAATCTGAAAAAACCATTGCAGACTACATTCTTGCCTATCCTGACAAAGTCATTAAGAGCACAGTACATGAAATCAGTCAGGCTGCCGGTGCAAGCAGTTCAGCTGTCGTTCGCCTTTGTAAATCTCTTGGGCTTGATGGATATCATGATTTAAAAATGAGGATCGCTGGAGATTTAATGAATGCAGACAAACAAGGCTACCGAGATATTGAACAAGATGAACCACTGAACTCCATCATTCAAAAGACAGCAGGAAACTCTATTCAATCCATTCGAGACACAGCCTCTATTTTAAATTTAGAAGCTTTAGAAAAAGCCGTTCAACTGCTTCTCTCTGCGAAACAAATACACTTTATCGGTGTTGGTGCATCTGGTATCGTCGCAGCCGATGCACAGCAAAAATTCTTGAGAATCAACTATGCGGCGACAGCATTTACTGACATGCATATTGCATCCACTGTCATCGCAAACGCAGGAAAGAATGACATCGTGTTCGGTATATCCTTTTCAGGAGAGACCGAAGAGATTATTCATGCTCTTCAGCTCGCAAAAGATCATCAAGTGAAAACCATCGCCTTAACGCATCCAGGTCATACCAGCGTTTCTTCGTTGTGTGATGTTCACCTAACGACTTCTGGTTCGAATGAAGCACCTTTTCGCAGCGCTGCCACTTCCTCTAGAATGGCACAGCTTTACTTAATTGATGTCTTATTTCTCAGCCTAGCTTCCCGTCAATATGAACAAACAGCTCAATATATTGACAAAACAAGGCATGCCATCCGCTCCATGAAAAGAAAATCAAAGGGGGATTCAACATGA
- a CDS encoding PTS transporter subunit EIIC, giving the protein MSHQNKYQQLAEEILSLCGGPDNISSHTHCMTRLRITPIDNEKIQLAKIQELDGVIGVVEAETLQIILGTGVVNQVSSAFEQLLNSSNTYDLKNEAQKNKQVISQKNRTPFKLFLRRIASIFIPIIPALVASGLITGMTKAIVQAGWLDEKSQAAIILTVIGSGLFAYLGILVGTNAAKEFGGSPALGALAGILIINPASADIMLFGTNILPGRGGLIGVLLAAMFMALVETRIRRFVPQSLDIIITPTFTLLITGIFTYMIFMPVGGFISDAITSGLTYLLNIGGIFSGFVLGATFLPLVVTGLHQGLTPIHMELINSIGDDPLLPILAMGGAGQVGAAFAIFMKTKKIKLKRAIAGGLPSGMLGIGEPLIFGVTLPLGRPFLTACLGAGIGGAFQAYFQIATKAIGVSGLPLTFIVHTHQMVLYLIGLFIAYVAGFIFTYLFGFHDDMAVEFEETTN; this is encoded by the coding sequence ATGAGTCATCAAAATAAATATCAGCAGTTAGCGGAAGAGATCCTTTCGCTTTGCGGTGGTCCAGATAACATCTCTTCCCATACACATTGTATGACACGTCTCCGTATTACACCAATCGACAACGAGAAGATTCAATTGGCAAAGATCCAAGAACTTGATGGCGTCATCGGCGTCGTTGAAGCTGAAACACTCCAAATTATTTTAGGCACTGGCGTCGTAAACCAAGTATCAAGTGCGTTTGAACAACTGCTGAACTCATCCAATACGTATGACCTGAAAAACGAAGCACAAAAGAACAAACAAGTCATTTCACAAAAAAATCGCACCCCCTTCAAATTATTTTTACGCCGCATTGCCAGCATCTTTATTCCAATTATTCCGGCGCTTGTTGCCTCAGGACTCATTACAGGTATGACAAAAGCAATCGTGCAAGCGGGCTGGCTTGATGAGAAATCCCAAGCTGCGATTATTTTAACCGTCATTGGCTCAGGCTTGTTCGCTTACCTCGGTATATTAGTTGGTACAAATGCCGCAAAAGAATTTGGTGGCTCTCCCGCATTAGGAGCGTTAGCTGGTATTCTCATTATCAACCCAGCTTCTGCCGATATTATGTTATTTGGTACAAATATTCTTCCAGGAAGAGGCGGATTGATTGGGGTTCTTCTTGCAGCCATGTTTATGGCACTAGTTGAAACCCGTATAAGACGCTTCGTCCCGCAATCTCTCGATATCATCATCACACCAACATTCACATTACTCATTACAGGAATTTTCACGTACATGATCTTCATGCCTGTCGGTGGATTTATATCTGATGCCATTACCTCAGGATTGACTTACTTATTAAACATTGGCGGTATTTTTTCAGGATTTGTTCTTGGCGCCACCTTCCTTCCACTTGTAGTTACAGGACTTCACCAAGGCTTAACACCTATTCATATGGAGCTCATCAATTCCATTGGGGATGATCCTCTTTTGCCAATTCTAGCTATGGGTGGTGCAGGTCAGGTCGGTGCTGCATTCGCTATCTTTATGAAAACAAAGAAGATAAAGCTAAAGAGAGCCATTGCAGGTGGACTTCCTTCAGGCATGCTGGGCATTGGAGAGCCGCTCATTTTTGGTGTAACACTGCCGCTAGGAAGGCCTTTTTTAACAGCCTGTCTCGGTGCTGGAATAGGCGGCGCATTTCAAGCCTATTTCCAAATAGCAACAAAGGCTATTGGCGTCTCAGGTCTTCCGCTTACCTTCATTGTACACACACATCAAATGGTCCTTTACTTAATCGGCCTGTTTATTGCGTATGTCGCTGGATTTATTTTCACATACTTATTTGGCTTTCATGATGACATGGCTGTTGAATTCGAGGAAACCACCAATTAA